A stretch of the Bacillus sp. FJAT-18017 genome encodes the following:
- the moaD gene encoding molybdopterin converting factor subunit 1 encodes MNKVMFFAHLRDAAGVESISVDAAGKTVGELKTDLAGKYSLPKMDTVMAAINEEFSTNEEIIQEGDIIAFIPPVSGG; translated from the coding sequence ATGAATAAAGTGATGTTTTTCGCCCATTTACGTGATGCGGCAGGAGTGGAGTCTATATCCGTAGACGCTGCTGGGAAAACAGTGGGGGAACTGAAGACGGATCTTGCTGGTAAATACAGCCTTCCGAAAATGGATACAGTTATGGCTGCAATCAACGAGGAATTTTCCACGAATGAAGAAATCATACAAGAAGGCGATATTATCGCTTTTATCCCGCCGGTAAGCGGCGGTTGA
- a CDS encoding molybdenum cofactor biosynthesis protein MoaE has product MMFEISKEPINIQTVIDKVVQREAGAITTFIGTVRELTHGKKTLFLIYEAYEAMAVKKLEQIGREIEERWQGSKVAITHRVGRLDITDVAVVIAVSTPHRADAYEANRYAIERIKEIVPIWKKEHWEDGEEWVGNQLETVFYPKGKPEEGDLNE; this is encoded by the coding sequence ATGATGTTTGAAATCTCAAAGGAACCCATCAATATACAAACTGTCATAGATAAGGTTGTCCAGCGGGAGGCTGGAGCGATTACAACCTTTATTGGAACAGTCCGTGAGCTCACTCATGGCAAAAAGACTCTTTTTTTAATATATGAAGCATATGAAGCGATGGCCGTAAAGAAACTTGAGCAGATTGGCCGTGAAATTGAGGAGCGCTGGCAAGGATCTAAAGTTGCGATAACGCATCGGGTTGGCCGCCTTGATATAACAGATGTGGCTGTCGTCATTGCTGTATCGACACCACACCGTGCTGATGCTTACGAAGCAAATCGTTATGCAATCGAGCGGATTAAAGAGATTGTTCCAATCTGGAAGAAAGAGCATTGGGAAGATGGAGAAGAATGGGTCGGCAATCAGCTTGAAACTGTTTTCTATCCAAAAGGAAAACCCGAGGAGGGTGATTTGAATGAATAA